In Deltaproteobacteria bacterium, the sequence ATGCTGATTCTGTTGCATTACGGTATTCCCTTGCTCCTCTTTTGACAAAAAGGGCAACTAAAAGCTCATGGACATCAATATCTGGTAGATGTTTCGGTCATATTCAAAATCGGGGATGTTGGACTGCTGGCTGACGTGAATATAACCAGCAATAACATCTAAATAGTCAGTCACCGGGCGGCGTAATTGGAAAATTACCTCATAATAATTATCATGCCGCCGGTAGCCAAAGAAGGTATCGTTGTTGTCGCAGTTGGTACGGCCGTATTCAAAGGAAACCCAGGCGAGAATTTGATAAGGGAACATATAGGATAATTCAGTAAGAACTCGATAAGTATGGCCCGACCAATTTACCCCATCGGCCAGTTCCCGCTCCCAGATACCGCCAACCCGCCATGCCCCCTTGGCTCCCAGGGCGAGGGTCTGATACAGTCCGACCTGATGTAAATAGCCACTGCGCTTGTAATCCGGGGTCACCGTATAGCGGAAACTACGGTCCTGGAAAAGGTAAGTCAGGTCCCCGGTCAGGATGGGAGTTTCTATCAAACTCAGTCGTAATCCAGCATTATGAAATTGCGAAAAACGTTCTTCATGCCAGAAGGTCAGATTATAACCATACGAAGGTTCAATCATTAAGCGTCCACGGTAGTATCTTAAATAAATTTCAGCCAGATTGTCAAAGAAGTTAAACTGATCTAGATTCATATTGATGCCATAATAGCCGGTATAGCGCAGGCCCATAACCATGTTATCGGTTCTGATCGGCCGGTATTCACCCCGCGCCATGATTGGGATACGCCAGTCGGCCTTATGTTTGGCAGTTTTCATAAAAGGTAAAACCGTCTGATCGGGAAGGACCTTGACATTGTCATCATACTCAATGCCAGTGTATAGAGTCAGGTCAAAAGGCCGCTCGGGCTCCCGACGCGGAGCTGATAAAGCCATTTCATAGACTCGAAAGGCAGGGGCATATTCGGGGGCCAAACCATAACCTGTGGTTAATGCTGATAACGCCACTTCAGGTCGGTTTTTTTGATAGGCGCAAAGCCCTAGATAGTAATGGACCAAGCCTTCCTGGGGGGTCTCGGCTTTGGCATCCTCTAACCAACGCCGGGCTTCATCATACTGCCCCAGATAATATAAAGTTGCTCCCAAGTAAAGCTTGCCCCGAGGAACCTGCGGGTTGATATTTAACGCTTCAGTTAAAGCCACTCGGGCCTGGGGGTAGTCCCGCAGAGCAAAGGAAGTTATCCCTAATAATAGCTTGACTTCGGCATTTTGGGGGTCGACTGCATCCGCCTCAAGCAATTGTTCCCGAGCTTCACGATATTTACCGTCCAAATAGAACTTGGTTCCTCGAGCCAGAAAGATTTCTCCTGCCTCTGAGGCCCAGGAAAGACTGGCTTGCCCATCGGCGCCAACCGCAACTAACCACAACATTAAGAAAAACCTGAGGACAGAACCTGAGAAGCGCAAACCATCTCTCCTTATCTATATCTAAAGAACAAATGACTGATTAAATTGATTCTATAATTTAGGTTATTCGTCTTAATAAAGTAATATCTCAGAAAAGTAAAATTCTCCGCCCTTGTAGCATGGGGTTTTTGAAAAATCAAGTCTTTTTTTAGGTTTTTGGGTTGAACAGATTAGAAAAGACGATACTCAGTCTGGGCAAGCATGGATAATCGTTATCATTTTGAATAAGCCAACAGGAGACCCGAAAGAGGTTGAACTATTACTCCCCTTGAGGTACCGACCAAAAAACCTGAATAGGCGATGGGATTCCCCGACCCTAGTCCGGCGCCAGCCACCGACCAGGCGGGCAATAATTGGATTTTCCCCGGGCTGTTTAGTTAAAATCCTTGTGCGGTTCTTTATCCAGTTGTTGATGCCAATCAGGATGATTCACGGCCGCACGCTCCTGAAAAAATTGCTCCAGGCGCTGGCGCAAAACCTGTCCTTCTTCACCCATCTGGGCCAAGATGTGGTTGGTCAACGGTGAAAGCTGGTGAGCCACGATAATATTCGAGTGCTTATTTCGCTTCCTCACAGTGCCCTCCAATGGCCTTAAAATCATCGATGCTTGATCGTTCTTCAAGGTTTATGCCAGGGTCCTGAGGATCAGTGGATTACGTCGATTTTTGCCTAGACCACGATCAGGTTTATCTACAAGTCTATACTATAAATAGGCCTTGCCAAAGCTTGGGGGGTAATGATCAATAATGCACTAGATTTCTGTCTGGAGGAGCGGGTGCGGCCCGGGCCTGAAGTGATCAGGCCCGGTAGGATCAAGGTTCTGGTGGTCTTAATTTAAGGCCAATTATGACTTTTTATGTAAGTTTAGGAAGCGGGCAATGGAGCGATCATAGGTCCGTTCGACCTCGGGGGGGAAAAAACAGGCCGGGAGTTCACCCATCTGGCGATGATAGTGGAGACATTCGCAACAAATACCCTTGCGTTCGCAAGGTTCATAGGTGCAATTACAATACTCCAGGTTTTTTTCACGATTGATGCATTCTTTCATGAGGACCTCCTGATCTCGATTTGTTTTCGGCTCAGAGTCTGGTGATAAAGTTCTATGTAGGCCTTAGCCGAGCTTTCCCAGGAAAAATCCTGAGCCATGGCATTGTGCATCAATTTAGTCCACAAGGATTTATTCTGATAGGCCCGAAGGGCTTGTCGCAGAGCGGCCAGAAAGGCTTCCGGTTCATACTCCTTGAATCGGAAACCGGTTCCGGTCCCCTTGGTTGGATCAACTGGCTCAACAGTATCCACCAGCCCGCCGGTAGCCCGAACCACCGGGATGGTGCCGTATTTCATGGAATAAATCTGATTCAGGCCGCAGGGTTCATAGCGAGAGGGCATAAGAAACATATCCGCCCCGGCTTCGATCAGGTGGGCCAGAGCATTATCATAGGCGATTTTTACCCCTAATTTGCCAGGGTATTTCCGGGCCTCTTGGGTCAGGAGCTGATGATACTTTTCTTCTCCAGTGCCTAGGATGACCAGAGTGACTTCTTGGGCCATCAGTTGCGGCAGCACCTCGGCCACCAGGTCAAAGCCTTTCTGATCGGCCAGGCGCGAGATCATGCCCAATAAGGGGGCCGCGGCCAGTTTGGCCTCCAGGCTAAATTTCTCCATCAGGGCCTTTTTGTTCTTTGCCTTGCCGGCCAGATTGCTGGGATCGTAATTGGCTACCAGCAAGGGATCGGTCGCCGGGTCCCAATCCCGGTAATCCACGCCATTTACAATGCCGGTCAGCACCTCGGCCCGGGATTGCAATACCCCTTCCAGCCCATAGCCGAACTCTGGGGTTTGAATCTCCTGACTATACTGGCGACTCACGGTAGTGATGGTATCCGCGTAAACAATGCCGCCTTTTAAGAAATTGATGCGATCATAATATTCCAGGCCGTCCATGGAAAACAGCGACCAATTCAGGCCGAGCAAGGGGAACTTGGCGCGGTCGAAAAGCCCTTGATAGGCCAGGTTGTGAATGGTAAAGACCGAGGCACTGTCGGCTACCGGTTCCAGCCAGGACCAGTCAGTTTTCAGGTAAACCGGCACCAGAGCCGATTGCCAGTCATGGCAATGGATGATATCCGGCTTAAGATTCAACGCCAGGCAGATGGGCAACACACTGCGGGCCAGGAAGGTATAACGCTCTAAATTATCGAAATAATCTCCCCGGGACGTGCCGTACAACTGGCTGCGTTCATAGAATTCATCCCTTTCCACAAAGTAAAAGGGCACTCCTCCCGAATCAGCGGTAAACAGGTTAAATTCCAACAGGTTCTGACCTAAAATGGCCTTGAGGTTTTCGGCCACCAGAGAAAGGGAATGCTTTCCCTGTTTAATCATGCCATAAAGTGGCATGACGACCTGCAACTTTAGCCCCTGGCGTTGCAGGGCTAAAGGTAAGGTGCCTGCAACATCGGCCAGGCCACCGGTTTTAGCAAACGGTACTGCTTCCGGGGTAACAAACAACACGGTCAATTCTTTGGTCATTTCACTTTTCTCCTAGAACTTGAAGCAGGATAACCCAATACTTTAAGAGTGATACTGATAAACCAGGATGATGTCGGAGGCGATGAAGCCTTTTTCCCCTTCTACCAGAGTAAATTCAAATATGTGATCACGGCTGGGCAAATCCTCGGGATAAATACCCGCAGGCAGGTCCTTCTCCATGAAGAATACCGAAGAATAGGGAGAATCTCCCTGACGCGTATCGGTGACCCAGAGTTTACCCAGGCTATGCATAAAACGGAGAAAACCATAGGCCTTATCGGGAAGATACTTGGTGCACACCCCCCGGACCCGGCTTCCGGGCTCGCCCCAGCGGGGGCCGCCAGGCTGGGGCGGTTGGGTGGGCGACAGGCCGGGGATCAGGTAGCCCGAAACAAACAGGTCTGCTTCCCGGCGCAAGGTAGCGGAAACATTGGAAAAGGCAATCAACTCAACCCGACACCCTTTATTCTGGATCATAGTAACCACATTACAGAAATCACCGTCACCGGTAAGCAGATAGACAATATCCAATCGATCCGATTGGGAGATGATATCCAGGGCCATATCCATATCCGCGTTGGCCTTGCCATAGGTCCGGCCGGATTCATCGGTGAACCAGCGGATCGGTTTTTCAATGACTTTAAACCCGAGGTCGCGCAGGGTGGAAATAAAATTGAGGGTGGCCTTGTAATTGGGATCTGAACTGGCCCGTTCCTCATCAATGGCGACGTAAGCATTGAGACGGACCACTTCGTCGCCGTTGCGGCTGGCAAATCTTCTAAGTACCTCATACCGCATACCATAGCCGCCATTGCGGACAATATTCATGGAATCTACATAAACTCCTACCTTATTGTTTGCCATAAAATTTTAACTCCTGAACTTTCTAAATTAATCCTGAAACACCAGAGAGCGGTTTTGTCTAATCTGTCACTGTTTATCATCTCCAACAACTGACTGTCAAAATCTTTTTCCCGGGCTGGAAAGTAAATGCGGATGCCCTGAAAACCCTAAGGGAACTCTGGGAGTCACCAAAACCCTTGACAAAAATTGGACTCATTATTAATTTTAATAGGATTATATATTTAGGACCTGGCGAACGCAAGATGGGAACCCTGGGAGAAAGGGATACCGCAGTTCTAAATACTGTGATAACCCAATATATCAAGACCGGGGAGCCGGTCGGCTCTCGGACGGTGGCGAAAAAGTCGGGGCTGTTTCTCAGCCCGGCGACTATCCGTAACCTAATGGTTGATCTCGAGGAGCGTGGTTTATTGACCCAACCCCATACCTCGGCCGGTCGCATCCCCACTCCTTTGGGTTTTCGCTATTATGTAGATTATATTTTGCCCACCCAAGATCTGGGATTAGCCATTCGCCAACAGATCGCAAGTGGCTTTGTGCCCCCGGCTACCGAGACTCATGACTTGCTCCGCCAGACCTCGCGCATCTTATCGGTGGTCTCCGGACACCTGGCCATAGTACGGACGCCGCGGTTGGCCTCCACCAGGATCCGACATATTCAGTTCATTAACTTAGGCGGCAGAAATATCCTGGTGGTGTTGGTGTCGCACGAGGGCCTGGTGCTAAACCGGTTTATTGAAAGTGAGGATAAATTTAGCCAGGACCAACTGGACAAGTTCAGCCGCTATCTTAACAGCCTGTTGCAAAATTTGACTCTGCTTGAGGCCCGGAGTCGAGTGGTAGTCCAGATGAAGGAAGAAAAAACTCTTTTTGATACCATGCTTTCCCAGGCTTTAAGTCTGAGTCAGCAGGCTCTGCAAGATGAGGAGGGCGACGAGTTATATATCGAGGGCACCAGCCAGATTCTGGATTATCCGGAGTTTGCTAATATTGATAAAATGCGGGCGCTGTTCAAAGCCTTTGAGGAGAAGCACCACTTAATCAAGCTTTTGGACCGGAGTCTGGAAGCTCAAGGAGTCCAGGTTTTTATCAGTCCCGGAGATAATTTCCCTGACATTGAGCTCAGTCTGGTGGCCTCTCCCTATCAACGCGCTCAATCCCCCGTAGGGTCCCTGGCTGTAGTGGGGCCGATGCGCATGGATTACGCCCGGGTAGTCCCGGTGGTTAAATATACTGCTTACCTGGTAAGTGACTTACTCGATAAATTGAAGTTGTAACCTCAAGGGACAAGGTCCAGCCAGCTCGGGGGGGCTCCAAATCTGATCTGGATATTTTGGCTGACAATAATTAAAGTTAATTTAGACGAAGGAAATGGTCCTCAGATAATCGTCTGGAAATAAGCTAAGGAGTATAGCAGGTATGACTGAAACCAGGGATAATGGCTCCCAAACCAACGACGAACAGGTCGAAGCAGCAACCGCTGAAACCACTGAGGCTGGGGCAGAAGAAACAGAAGGAGTTGATCGGGAAACCATTCTCCGACAATTAGAGGAAAAGACCCAAGAGGCCCAGCAATATTATGAAAGAATGCTGCGGCTGGCCGCAGAAGTGGAAAATCTAAAAAAACGTCAGGAGCGGGAACGGACCGAATTGGTCCAGTTTGCCAATGAATCCTTGATTAGGGAGCTTTTGCCGGTAGTGGATAATCTGGAATTGGCATTGGAACATAGCCGCCAACAGGACGCCCCCCCTGCCATGGTGGAGGGTGTCGAAATGGTGTTGCGGGGATTTCTCCAAGCACTGGCCAAGTTTGGCGTCTCCCAAATTAACGCCTTGGGAGAAAAATTTGATCCAGCCTATCACAATGCCGTAATGCAACAAGAAGATTCCGAGGCCGAGGATCAGACCATTATTCAAGAGCTCCAGAAGGGATATCTTTTGCAGAATAGGCTCCTGAGACCGACAATGGTGGTTGTGGCCCGCAATACTTCCGGGACTGCCACCCAAGCCAATGTTAACAAATAAAAATAACTCTACTATTTTTGGGGAGGAAATATAACCTATGGCTAAAGTAATTGGCATTGATTTAGGAACCACTAACTCCTGTGTAGCAATTATGGAGGGGGGGGAGCCGAAAGTTATTCCTAATGTGGAGGGTAGCCGCACCACCCCCTCGGTGGTGGCCTTTACGGATAGCGGCGAACGTCTGGTCGGTCAGGTTGCCAAGCGGCAGGCGGTGACCAATCCGCAAAATACCGTATTTTCGGTCAAACGGTTGATCGGTCGGAAATTCAGTGATCCCGAGGTCCAAAGGGACATCAAAATCTTGCCGTATAAGATCGTTCAGGCCGATAATGGTGATGCGCATGTGGAGATTCAGGGCAAACAGCATAGCCCGGCGGAAATCTCTTCCATGATCCTCGGCAAAATGAAACAAACCGCCGAAGAGTATCTGGGAGAAAAGGTTACCGATGCAGTGGTTACCGTCCCGGCTTACTTTAACGACTCGCAGCGTCAGGCCACTAAAGATGCCGGCCGCATCGCCGGACTCAATGTCCTCAGAATCATCAATGAGCCCACCGCGGCATCTCTGGCTTATGGTCTGGACAAGAAAAAAGATGAGAAAATTGCCGTCTTTGACCTGGGCGGAGGAACCTTCGATATCTCCATCCTGGAGATCGGTGAAGGGGTTTTCGAAGTTAAATCGACCAACGGCAATACTCATCTGGGCGGGGATGATTTTGATCAGCGGGTCATCGAGTACCTCGCCGACGAATTCCGCAAGGACCAGGGCATTGATTTGCGCCAGGACCGGATGGCTTTACAGCGCCTCAAGGAAGCCGCGGAAAAGGCCAAAATGGAACTCTCGACCTCCTTGGAGACCGAGATCAACTTACCGTTCATCACGGCGGACGCTTCTGGTCCCAAGCATATGGTGCTCAAACTGACCCGGGCCAAACTGGAGTCCCTGGTCGATGACCTGATCGAAAAGGTGGTCGAGCCTTGCCGGATTGCCCTTAAGGATGCCAACCTGTCGGCCCCGGACATTGATGAGATCATTCTGGTCGGGGGCATGACCCGCATGCCCAAGGTCCAACAAAAAGTCAAAGAGATCTTTGGCAAAGAACCTCATAAAGGCGTTAACCCCGATGAGGTTGTGGCCATCGGCGCCGCTATCCAGGGCGGGGTTCTGAAAGGGGAAGTCAAAGATGTGCTGTTGTTGGATGTCACACCTCTCTCCTTGGGCATTGAAACCCTGGGTGGAGTATTTACCAAGCTGATCGAGAAGAACACCACCATTCCGACCAAACGCAGCCAGATCTTTTCGACCGCCGCCGACAACCAACCCGCGGTGAGCATCCATGTGCTCCAGGGAGAACGGGAGATGGCGGAAGATAACAAGACCCTGGGCCGATTTGAGTTGGTGGGGATTCCTCCTGCGCCTCGGGGGGTGCCCCAGATCGAAGTGACCTTTGATATCGACGCCAACGGGATAGTCCATGTTTCGGCCAAAGATCTGGGTACTGGGAGGGAGCAGTCGATCAAAATCACCGCGTCCAGCGGTCTGACCGAGGAGGAGATCAAACGGCTGACTAAGGATGCTGAACTTCATGCTGAGGAAGATAAACGCAAGCGACAGTTGGCCGAGGCCCGGAATCAGGCTGATTCTCTAATCTATACCACTGAAAAAAGCCTGACGGAATTGGGTGATAAAGTGGACTCCGTCACCAAATCCGATATTACAGGTAAGATCGATCGCCTCAAACAGGCCATGGCCGGTACCGATATCGACGAAATCAAAAGGCTCAGCGATGAGCTGATGAAATCCTCTCACAAGTTGGCCGAACAGATCTATGCTCAAACCGCGGGCCCACGGGGAGAAGAGGCAGCCGGAGCTCAGGAAAAGCCCAAAGGCCCCGAAGAAGAAGTAGTGGAAGCCGAATTCGAGGAAGTTAAATAACCTCGCCACCGCGATGATCAGGGTGGGGGGCTGATCGTCCCCCACTTTTTTGTCTATCGTTTAGGATGCCAGCATTATGTCCCTCCCTTATTCCCGCCTCCTGATGGGGGTGCTGCTCGGAGCGGTAATTCTTATTGCTGCTTGTATCCCGCCCGAATTACTGTCCAGACCGTTTCGCTCGGAGACTGCTGAAAGGCTTTATAAGGAAGCGGAAAGTTTGTATCAGGCCCATCGCTACGCGGAAGCGCAAAACAGCTTTGAACAATACCTCCGCACTTATCCCCAAGGACAGCACCGCCGTCTGGTAATGCTTCGCACTGCTGAAATATCAGGCATAAGGGGAAATTGGTCAAAGGCTCGGAGCCGCTACGAAAAGCTATTAGAGAGCAGACCCGAGAGCCCTTTAGCCTGGCAAGCCCGCTATGGCATCGGCCAGTCATATTTTAAACAGGGTCAATACCAACAGGCCCTCCAGGTATTGGAAGGATTGACTGCCTCAAATCTGAATCCTGAGCTCCGGTTCAAGACTAATGCCTTACTCGCTGAATTGGCACTAAAAACCGGCAATGTTTCCCAGGCCTTTGTCCGCCTGCAACTGGCTAATCAAAACTTGGCCTTCGGTGATGTCGAATGGTTCCAGGATATCAAAACCAGATTAGTAGAACAGGCCCAACCCCCGGAACTGGTCCGTCTGGCGGAACTTTACAGCAATGAACCGCTGAGCGCGGCATTGCTGCTCCAACTGGTCCGATTGGAACTCCAGAAGGGACATCTGGAAACAGCCCGAGAATGGTTAAATACCTTAATGCAGCGATTTCCCAACAGCCCGGAAACGGCCATGGCAGCCGAATGGCTGGGGCCGGAGTCAACTACCTTCATCGCTCCCCAGAACCCGGCGCTGGGCTGCTTGCTGCCGCTGACCGGCGATTACGAAGCGGTCGGCCGCCGGGTACGTCAGGGGATGGAACTGGCGGCGG encodes:
- a CDS encoding tetratricopeptide repeat protein, which translates into the protein MLWLVAVGADGQASLSWASEAGEIFLARGTKFYLDGKYREAREQLLEADAVDPQNAEVKLLLGITSFALRDYPQARVALTEALNINPQVPRGKLYLGATLYYLGQYDEARRWLEDAKAETPQEGLVHYYLGLCAYQKNRPEVALSALTTGYGLAPEYAPAFRVYEMALSAPRREPERPFDLTLYTGIEYDDNVKVLPDQTVLPFMKTAKHKADWRIPIMARGEYRPIRTDNMVMGLRYTGYYGINMNLDQFNFFDNLAEIYLRYYRGRLMIEPSYGYNLTFWHEERFSQFHNAGLRLSLIETPILTGDLTYLFQDRSFRYTVTPDYKRSGYLHQVGLYQTLALGAKGAWRVGGIWERELADGVNWSGHTYRVLTELSYMFPYQILAWVSFEYGRTNCDNNDTFFGYRRHDNYYEVIFQLRRPVTDYLDVIAGYIHVSQQSNIPDFEYDRNIYQILMSMSF
- the glgA gene encoding glycogen synthase GlgA, coding for MTKELTVLFVTPEAVPFAKTGGLADVAGTLPLALQRQGLKLQVVMPLYGMIKQGKHSLSLVAENLKAILGQNLLEFNLFTADSGGVPFYFVERDEFYERSQLYGTSRGDYFDNLERYTFLARSVLPICLALNLKPDIIHCHDWQSALVPVYLKTDWSWLEPVADSASVFTIHNLAYQGLFDRAKFPLLGLNWSLFSMDGLEYYDRINFLKGGIVYADTITTVSRQYSQEIQTPEFGYGLEGVLQSRAEVLTGIVNGVDYRDWDPATDPLLVANYDPSNLAGKAKNKKALMEKFSLEAKLAAAPLLGMISRLADQKGFDLVAEVLPQLMAQEVTLVILGTGEEKYHQLLTQEARKYPGKLGVKIAYDNALAHLIEAGADMFLMPSRYEPCGLNQIYSMKYGTIPVVRATGGLVDTVEPVDPTKGTGTGFRFKEYEPEAFLAALRQALRAYQNKSLWTKLMHNAMAQDFSWESSAKAYIELYHQTLSRKQIEIRRSS
- a CDS encoding NYN domain-containing protein codes for the protein MANNKVGVYVDSMNIVRNGGYGMRYEVLRRFASRNGDEVVRLNAYVAIDEERASSDPNYKATLNFISTLRDLGFKVIEKPIRWFTDESGRTYGKANADMDMALDIISQSDRLDIVYLLTGDGDFCNVVTMIQNKGCRVELIAFSNVSATLRREADLFVSGYLIPGLSPTQPPQPGGPRWGEPGSRVRGVCTKYLPDKAYGFLRFMHSLGKLWVTDTRQGDSPYSSVFFMEKDLPAGIYPEDLPSRDHIFEFTLVEGEKGFIASDIILVYQYHS
- the hrcA gene encoding heat-inducible transcription repressor HrcA — translated: MGTLGERDTAVLNTVITQYIKTGEPVGSRTVAKKSGLFLSPATIRNLMVDLEERGLLTQPHTSAGRIPTPLGFRYYVDYILPTQDLGLAIRQQIASGFVPPATETHDLLRQTSRILSVVSGHLAIVRTPRLASTRIRHIQFINLGGRNILVVLVSHEGLVLNRFIESEDKFSQDQLDKFSRYLNSLLQNLTLLEARSRVVVQMKEEKTLFDTMLSQALSLSQQALQDEEGDELYIEGTSQILDYPEFANIDKMRALFKAFEEKHHLIKLLDRSLEAQGVQVFISPGDNFPDIELSLVASPYQRAQSPVGSLAVVGPMRMDYARVVPVVKYTAYLVSDLLDKLKL
- the grpE gene encoding nucleotide exchange factor GrpE, with protein sequence MTETRDNGSQTNDEQVEAATAETTEAGAEETEGVDRETILRQLEEKTQEAQQYYERMLRLAAEVENLKKRQERERTELVQFANESLIRELLPVVDNLELALEHSRQQDAPPAMVEGVEMVLRGFLQALAKFGVSQINALGEKFDPAYHNAVMQQEDSEAEDQTIIQELQKGYLLQNRLLRPTMVVVARNTSGTATQANVNK
- the dnaK gene encoding molecular chaperone DnaK produces the protein MAKVIGIDLGTTNSCVAIMEGGEPKVIPNVEGSRTTPSVVAFTDSGERLVGQVAKRQAVTNPQNTVFSVKRLIGRKFSDPEVQRDIKILPYKIVQADNGDAHVEIQGKQHSPAEISSMILGKMKQTAEEYLGEKVTDAVVTVPAYFNDSQRQATKDAGRIAGLNVLRIINEPTAASLAYGLDKKKDEKIAVFDLGGGTFDISILEIGEGVFEVKSTNGNTHLGGDDFDQRVIEYLADEFRKDQGIDLRQDRMALQRLKEAAEKAKMELSTSLETEINLPFITADASGPKHMVLKLTRAKLESLVDDLIEKVVEPCRIALKDANLSAPDIDEIILVGGMTRMPKVQQKVKEIFGKEPHKGVNPDEVVAIGAAIQGGVLKGEVKDVLLLDVTPLSLGIETLGGVFTKLIEKNTTIPTKRSQIFSTAADNQPAVSIHVLQGEREMAEDNKTLGRFELVGIPPAPRGVPQIEVTFDIDANGIVHVSAKDLGTGREQSIKITASSGLTEEEIKRLTKDAELHAEEDKRKRQLAEARNQADSLIYTTEKSLTELGDKVDSVTKSDITGKIDRLKQAMAGTDIDEIKRLSDELMKSSHKLAEQIYAQTAGPRGEEAAGAQEKPKGPEEEVVEAEFEEVK